TTTGATGCGGCTTCTTCCACGTTATCGTCAACAAACAAATAATCCGTCTCCACTGTTGTTCGTTCCAGTGCATGCAGAGAATCCAGAAATTCACGGAGCACCGGCGTTGTCTGGCGAATCGGGCTGGCGATCAGTATTCTTTCCTGGCCAGGCGCTTCAAGCGTTTCCGATTGGCGGGTTTCCAGCAATTTATCAGAATGTCTGGGCGGTCGATGATTACTCTGGCTCTCTTTCTGATTCTCATTTGCGCTCTCATGTTGCTTCTCATTCTGATTCTCTTTCTCTTGGGAATTCTGCTCTACTTGAGGTTTGTATTCTTCTTGCGATTTACGTAACGGGTCTTTCTTCAACGTGCTCACTCCCCTCTCCTTATTCGAACCATGCCAACAGTCGTGGCTCTTGATCCAATATCGATTCGTACTGTTCCTTCCAACCGTATCTTGCTTCAGGGTCCAGTGCTTGATAGCGCTCATATTTGCGGATACGGTCTTCTTCCCGCGCCCAACCATAGTGCTTCACCCGGGGAGCATGACATCCATAGGACCAATGCTGGATCGTTAACGGAAAACGACCACAATGCTGGGGTGTCTCCTTCCATTCATAGCTCATCCCCGGGTGATAACGAATCAGAAATGGCCGATAATACGCATGCGCCTGCCAGAACTCATCTTCTCGGTAATGCGTCTCACTCCACATATCAAACAATCTGAAATAGATCGCATCTTCATTGCCACTGAGCAGCAGATCCCGTACCACCCCAAAGTCACTGGTTAGAATCTCATCCGCATCCAGATTCAAAATCCACTCCGGATCGGTTGCCACCGTCTCTTCCCATTGTTGTTTTCTCAGGCTTACCTCGTCTGCAAAACGTGAAGCTGCATTCTCCACTAATACGAGTGGAATACCGTCCAGAAGTTCCCTGCACAGTGCGACCGTTCCATCCGTGCTTCCGTCATCAATGATTACTGCGCGATCAATCCAGGGACGATGTCTCTCCAGTGCCTGCCTGAGATAACGATTCTCTTCATTACGAACGATCATCGACAAGGTAATATGTGGTCTTCCATGTTCCTCATGTCCATCCAAAGCTTCACCCCCTTGCTCAAACTTCTACCTATTAAAATGTCGGGCACATGATGCCTGGACGAATCACAATCCTCTATTTCCAATCTATGCAGAGCCTGAA
This Paenibacillus xylanexedens DNA region includes the following protein-coding sequences:
- a CDS encoding glycosyltransferase family 2 protein; the encoded protein is MDGHEEHGRPHITLSMIVRNEENRYLRQALERHRPWIDRAVIIDDGSTDGTVALCRELLDGIPLVLVENAASRFADEVSLRKQQWEETVATDPEWILNLDADEILTSDFGVVRDLLLSGNEDAIYFRLFDMWSETHYREDEFWQAHAYYRPFLIRYHPGMSYEWKETPQHCGRFPLTIQHWSYGCHAPRVKHYGWAREEDRIRKYERYQALDPEARYGWKEQYESILDQEPRLLAWFE